The proteins below are encoded in one region of Syngnathus acus chromosome 2, fSynAcu1.2, whole genome shotgun sequence:
- the pik3cd gene encoding phosphatidylinositol 4,5-bisphosphate 3-kinase catalytic subunit delta isoform isoform X3: MCSQMCKSRSLSRPPPLPVKKQNTTSLWSIHEPFYIHLLQGSRVNADEGMKLVVQAGLFHGSELLCKVVTSSEVAVCSEPSWDEKVEFDINVEDLPRMSRLCFALYAVFDKAKKPRGTRKKNKKADCPIAWGNTMVFDYKDQLKTDEVLLSTWPSVPDDKSDLLNPMGTVEKNPNVDSAAGLLIRFPNIRPHPLYYPPLDKINIMETNGDAAVATKEENMKLKEIMDNKNYTEFFEDEKELLWKLRTEVREHYPESLSKLLLITKWNKREDVIQMVGLLRSWPELPAIPALELLDYSFPDPAVRSFTIRCLRKLSDDELLQYLIQLVQVLKYESYLDCDLTTFLLERALFNRRIGHFLFWHLRSEIHVPSVSLRFGLILEAYCRGNIHHIKLLTKQNEAQGKMKVLSDFVKSGPQKMNAEDLKLFIRKESDALSNLLSPLNPSIVLAEICVDKCRFMDSKMKPLWLMYKTPWTQGDMMGIIFKNGDDLRQDMLTLQMIQLMENLWKKEGLDLRMIPYGCLSTGNKMGFIEVVKSSDTIANIQRNNSNSAATAAFNKDALLNWLKSKNPEDKLEQAIEEFTLSCAGYCVATYVLGIGDRHNDNIMIRETGQLFHIDFGHFLGNFKRKLGINRERVPFILTYDFVHVIQQGRTNNSEKFERFREYCERAYKILCRNGTLFVNLFAMMKAAGLPELSSFKDIQYLKDSLALGKSEEEALKNFKVKFNEALRESWKTKVNWMMHSLAKDNRP; encoded by the exons ATGTGTAGTCAGATGTGCAAGAGTCGGTCTTTGTCCAGACCGCCTCCTCTGCCTGTCAAGAAG CAGAACACAACCTCTTTGTGGTCCATCCATGAACCTTTCTACATCCACCTGCTGCAGGGCAGCCGAGTCAATGCCGATGAAGGAATGAAG CTTGTGGTTCAGGCTGGCCTCTTTCATGGCAGCGAGCTGCTCTGCAAGGTGGTGACCAGCTCCGAGGTGGCAGTGTGCTCTGAGCCGTCATGGGACGAAAAGGTGGAGTTTGATATCAATGTGGAGGACCTACCTCGCATGAGCCGCCTGTGCTTTGCCCTCTATGCCGTCTTCGACAAGGCCAAAAAGCCCAGAGGgaccagaaagaaaaataagaaagcA GATTGTCCAATAGCCTGGGGGAACACCATGGTGTTTGACTACAAGGACCAGCTGAAAACCGATGAAGTTCTTTTGTCCACATGGCCATCTGTTCCTG ATGACAAAAGTGACCTGTTGAATCCGATGGGAACAGTTGAGAAGAATCCCAATGTTGATAGTGCAGCTGGGCTTCTCATTCGCTTCCCGAACATCAGGCCCCACCCTCTTTACTATCCTCCGCTGGACAAG ATAAATATTATGGAGACAAACGGCGATGCAGCTGTCGCAACAAAAGAAGAG AACATGAAGCTGAAAGAAATAATGGACAACAAAAACTACACCGAATTCTTTGAAGACGAGAAGGAGCTGTTGTGGAAGCTCCGCACGGAAGTCAGAGAGCATTATCCCGAAAGTCTTTCCAAGCTGCTCCTCATCACCAAGTGGAATAAAAGAGAGGATGTGATCCAG ATGGTGGGTCTTCTGAGAAGCTGGCCAGAGCTTCCTGCTATCCCTGCCTTAGAGCTCTTAGATTACAGTTTTCCAGATCCTGCGGTCCGTTCTTTCACCATCCGATGCCTCAGAAAGCTCAG CGATGATGAGCTACTGCAGTATTTAATCCAGCTGGTCCAGGTCCTTAAATACGAGTCCTATCTAGACTGTGACCTGACAACGTTTCTGCTGGAGAGGGCCTTATTCAACAGGAGGATCGGGCACTTTCTCTTTTGGCATCTCAG GTCAGAGATCCACGTGCCCTCTGTCAGCTTAAGGTTTGGCTTGATTCTTGAGGCCTACTGCAGGGGCAACATCCACCACATCAAGCTCTTAACCAAACAG AATGAGGCTCAGGGCAAAATGAAGGTCCTCAGTGACTTTGTCAAATCAGGTCCCCAGAAGATGAATGCTGAGGACCTGAAGCTGTTCATCAGAAAGGAGTCAGACGCTTTGTCCAACCTACTGTCACCGCTCAACCCCAGCATCGTCCTCGCTGAGATCTG TGTAGACAAGTGCCGATTTATGGACTCAAAGATGAAACCACTCTGGTTGATGTATAAGACTCCCTGGACTCAAGGAGACATGATGGGCATCATCTTCAAAAATGGGGATG ATCTTCGACAAGACATGTTAACCCTCCAGATGATACAGCTCATGGAGAATTTGTGGAAGAAAGAAGGACTGGATCTCCG AATGATCCCATATGGCTGCTTATCCACTGGGAACAAGATGGGCTTTATCGAGGTGGTGAAGAGCTCAGACACCATCGCCAATATCCAACGAAACAACAGCAACAGTGCCGCAACTGCTGCCTTTAACAAGGACGCCCTGCTCAACTGGCTCAAATCTAAGAATCCAGA AGACAAACTGGAACAAGCAATCGAGGAGTTTACGCTGTCTTGTGCTGGCTACTGCGTAGCAACTTACGTTTTGGGCATCGGGGACCGTCACAATGACAATATCATGATCAGGGAAACTGGACAG TTGTTTCACATAGATTTTGGACATTTCCTGGGCAACTTCAAACGTAAACTGGGCATCAACAGGGAGCGTGtgccttttattttgacatacGACTTTGTCCATGTGATCCAACAAGGACGGACGAACAACAGTGAGAAGTTTGAGag GTTCAGGGAATACTGCGAGCGGGCATATAAAATTCTGTGTCGGAATGGGACACTGTTTGTCAACCTCTTTGCGATGATGAAGGCAGCAGGACTGCCTGAACTCTCTTCCTTCAAGGATATTCAGTACCTAAAG GACTCTTTAGCTTTGGGCAAATCCGAGGAAGAAGCGCTGAAAAATTTCAAAGTAAAGTTCAATGAGGCTCTGCGAGAAAGCTGGAAGACCAAAGTCAACTGGATGATGCACTCTCTGGCCAAAGATAACAGACCATAA